In Halorhabdus tiamatea SARL4B, a genomic segment contains:
- a CDS encoding ThuA domain-containing protein: MTQDLQALLLGGTAFPFHDIEELGPHIEAALSAEGIDAEITTDREELAVLPDSEYDVCIDYTTDSEMTDAQLSGLLEFVERGGGYAGVHGAAALETTVPSDPDDVVGEREEPNPELEELIGGRFIRHPDPAAFDVRIVDSHHPITINRADFQAYDEPYEVVTDDVHVLARMDHPDLGDMPVAWVKPYGDGRSFYTALGHFRSAFEGEARALLGAGVRWAGGRA; the protein is encoded by the coding sequence ATGACGCAAGACCTCCAGGCGCTCCTGCTCGGCGGGACGGCGTTCCCGTTCCACGATATCGAAGAACTCGGCCCGCACATCGAGGCCGCGCTTTCGGCCGAAGGCATCGACGCCGAGATCACGACCGATCGCGAAGAACTCGCGGTGCTGCCCGACAGCGAATACGACGTCTGCATCGACTACACGACCGACAGCGAGATGACCGACGCCCAGCTGTCGGGGCTACTCGAGTTCGTCGAGCGCGGCGGTGGCTATGCGGGCGTCCACGGCGCGGCGGCGCTCGAGACTACAGTTCCCTCGGACCCCGACGATGTCGTCGGGGAGCGTGAGGAGCCAAACCCCGAACTCGAGGAACTCATCGGCGGGCGATTTATTCGCCATCCCGATCCAGCCGCCTTCGACGTCCGGATCGTCGATTCCCACCACCCGATCACGATCAACCGCGCGGACTTCCAGGCCTACGATGAACCCTACGAGGTCGTCACCGACGACGTCCACGTCCTCGCGCGGATGGACCACCCAGACCTGGGGGACATGCCGGTCGCCTGGGTGAAACCCTACGGCGATGGTCGGTCCTTCTATACCGCGCTCGGACACTTTCGGTCGGCTTTTGAAGGAGAGGCGCGGGCGCTGCTCGGGGCCGGCGTGCGGTGGGCTGGCGGTCGGGCGTGA
- a CDS encoding DNA-3-methyladenine glycosylase family protein has product MHRGTLSLSSIGPFDLQSTVESGQTFRWTREDGRSYEESDAYGGDAWYATVVVGDGPASDERDLDVVRVRQTDDRLEWEASFDAEATLRRRLRLDDDLPAIRDATPSDPLLETAFDRYWGLRLVRDPPFATLIAFICSAQMRVERIHEMQRALEERFGESITFDGEEYYAFPTPERLAEATEAELRDLGLGYRAPYVQRTAEMVAEGTAHPQEATDLAYEDAREYLAQFVGVGEKVADCVLLFSLGFIEAVPLDTWIRSTIEEYYPECDRGSYAETSRAIRERFGGEYAGYTQTYVFHHLRNGGGSSE; this is encoded by the coding sequence ATGCATCGCGGGACGCTGTCGCTGTCGTCGATCGGCCCGTTCGACCTCCAGTCGACGGTAGAGAGCGGGCAGACCTTCCGCTGGACCCGCGAAGACGGCCGAAGCTACGAGGAGAGCGACGCTTACGGCGGGGACGCGTGGTACGCGACGGTCGTCGTCGGCGACGGGCCAGCTTCGGATGAACGTGACCTCGATGTCGTCCGGGTCCGGCAGACCGACGACCGACTGGAGTGGGAGGCGAGTTTCGACGCCGAGGCGACGCTCCGGCGACGCCTCCGGCTGGACGACGACCTGCCCGCGATCAGGGACGCGACGCCATCGGATCCGCTGCTCGAGACAGCCTTCGATCGCTACTGGGGGCTGCGTCTCGTCCGGGACCCCCCATTTGCCACGCTGATCGCGTTCATCTGCTCGGCCCAGATGCGAGTCGAGCGAATCCACGAGATGCAGCGCGCCCTAGAGGAGCGTTTCGGCGAATCGATCACCTTCGACGGGGAGGAGTACTATGCCTTTCCGACGCCCGAACGACTCGCCGAGGCGACGGAAGCGGAACTCCGGGACCTCGGGCTGGGCTATCGCGCTCCGTACGTTCAGCGGACGGCCGAGATGGTTGCCGAGGGGACGGCCCACCCCCAGGAAGCGACGGACCTGGCATACGAAGACGCCCGGGAGTATCTCGCCCAGTTCGTCGGCGTCGGCGAGAAAGTGGCCGATTGCGTGCTGTTGTTCTCGCTGGGATTCATCGAGGCGGTCCCGCTTGACACCTGGATCCGGTCGACGATCGAGGAGTATTACCCTGAATGTGACCGGGGCTCCTACGCCGAGACCTCCCGGGCGATTCGGGAGCGCTTCGGCGGGGAGTACGCCGGCTACACCCAGACGTACGTTTTCCATCACCTCCGCAACGGCGGCGGGTCGAGCGAGTGA
- a CDS encoding type II toxin-antitoxin system VapC family toxin has translation MSRTVDPGATPLFIDTGAFYARFVGTAQRHDRATAVFEAIGTGEVAYRPLYTSTYVLDELATLILSHRDHDAATAALERVRESPTTVIQPDRADFDRTCEAFARYDDHEISLTDHMSGVLAADRDIEHVFTFDPDHFRTLEFTAVPDDTGEGV, from the coding sequence GTGTCGCGGACTGTTGATCCCGGCGCAACGCCGCTATTCATCGACACTGGTGCGTTCTACGCTCGATTCGTGGGGACGGCACAGCGCCACGACCGCGCCACGGCGGTGTTCGAAGCGATCGGCACCGGGGAGGTTGCGTATCGTCCGCTGTATACTTCGACCTACGTTCTCGACGAACTGGCGACACTCATCCTCAGCCATCGGGATCACGACGCTGCGACGGCCGCGCTCGAGCGAGTTCGTGAGTCACCGACGACTGTCATCCAGCCGGACCGGGCGGACTTCGATCGGACATGCGAGGCGTTTGCGCGCTACGACGATCACGAGATCTCACTCACGGACCACATGAGCGGTGTGCTGGCTGCCGACCGAGATATCGAGCACGTGTTCACGTTCGATCCTGATCACTTCCGAACGCTTGAGTTCACGGCCGTTCCCGACGACACCGGCGAGGGAGTTTGA
- a CDS encoding acylphosphatase: protein MSDQVRAHVHVSGNVQGVFFRATTRDTAEEHGVDGWVKNLPDGRVEAVFEGSESAVDAMVEFCHEGSPAARVDDVEVTSEEPQGLDGFEIRR, encoded by the coding sequence ATGAGTGATCAAGTTCGCGCACACGTCCACGTCTCCGGCAACGTACAGGGCGTTTTCTTCCGGGCGACGACCCGCGACACAGCCGAGGAGCACGGCGTCGACGGCTGGGTGAAGAACCTGCCCGACGGCCGCGTCGAGGCAGTCTTCGAGGGGAGCGAGTCGGCAGTCGACGCGATGGTCGAGTTCTGTCACGAGGGCAGTCCGGCAGCCCGGGTGGACGATGTCGAGGTGACGTCCGAGGAGCCCCAGGGACTGGACGGCTTCGAGATCAGGCGGTGA
- a CDS encoding translation initiation factor IF-2 subunit beta, with the protein MDYDDMLDRAIEDTPDIESGTDRFDVPAPDVRQEGNMTVYENFQATVRRLDREEEHVMKFLQDELGTSGHIDESGRARLTGEFGQRRISEAIDAYTEEFVICSECGLPDTRLIREQGAILLRCEACGARSATSG; encoded by the coding sequence ATGGACTACGACGACATGCTCGATCGGGCGATCGAGGACACACCGGACATCGAGTCGGGGACCGACCGCTTCGACGTGCCCGCTCCGGACGTCCGCCAGGAGGGCAACATGACGGTTTACGAGAACTTCCAGGCGACCGTGCGCCGGCTCGACCGCGAGGAGGAACACGTCATGAAGTTCCTCCAGGACGAACTCGGCACCAGCGGCCACATCGACGAGAGCGGTCGCGCCCGACTCACCGGCGAATTCGGGCAGCGCCGTATCAGCGAGGCCATCGACGCGTACACCGAGGAGTTCGTCATCTGCTCGGAGTGTGGCCTCCCGGATACACGGCTCATCCGTGAGCAGGGCGCGATCTTGCTCCGGTGTGAGGCCTGTGGCGCGCGCTCGGCCACCAGCGGATAG
- a CDS encoding DUF7836 family putative zinc-binding protein, with amino-acid sequence MEEAYVRLVCPECRKEWQSTPSDLPAPENRYTCPDCGEQRRLAEFMRTDRDLETLRELH; translated from the coding sequence ATGGAGGAAGCGTACGTCAGACTCGTCTGTCCCGAGTGTCGCAAAGAGTGGCAATCGACGCCGAGTGACCTTCCTGCGCCCGAAAACCGCTATACGTGTCCCGACTGTGGGGAACAGCGCCGCCTCGCGGAATTCATGCGGACCGACCGCGACCTCGAAACGTTACGGGAGTTGCACTAA
- a CDS encoding UPF0058 family protein translates to MKKQELIHLHGLLAQVRDHYEQTLDTDVEHTRYTELGVKPTSIHKSKTDHKAAVFALAEGITGEMESTTDTERVSATAD, encoded by the coding sequence ATGAAAAAGCAGGAGCTCATCCATCTCCATGGGCTGCTGGCGCAGGTACGAGATCACTACGAACAGACACTCGACACCGACGTCGAGCACACGCGATACACGGAACTCGGCGTGAAGCCGACGTCGATTCACAAGTCCAAGACGGACCACAAGGCCGCCGTGTTCGCACTCGCCGAGGGCATCACCGGGGAAATGGAGTCCACGACGGACACCGAACGCGTCTCCGCGACTGCTGACTAA
- a CDS encoding helix-turn-helix domain-containing protein has product MGKPGPNPEVVAEDVLDVFRDRADDSEPLTAPEIADDLNCSRRTVLDRLHELAERGHLTSKKVGGRSRVWWVPDDNASAHDFPTDDPLFSGEPLLSPDDPVDETEIDDVLYSEG; this is encoded by the coding sequence ATGGGGAAACCAGGACCGAATCCGGAGGTCGTCGCCGAGGACGTACTCGACGTCTTCCGCGATCGTGCTGACGATAGCGAGCCGCTCACCGCACCGGAGATCGCGGACGATCTCAACTGCTCGCGCCGGACAGTACTCGACCGGCTCCACGAACTGGCGGAGCGTGGCCACCTCACGAGCAAAAAGGTTGGCGGGCGGAGCCGTGTGTGGTGGGTCCCGGACGACAACGCGTCCGCACACGATTTCCCAACGGACGACCCACTCTTCAGCGGCGAGCCATTGCTATCTCCGGACGACCCGGTCGACGAGACCGAGATCGACGACGTTCTCTACAGTGAGGGCTGA
- a CDS encoding J domain-containing protein, translating to MVRTYYDVLGVEESASTAEIETAYRDRLKETHPDVTDDPDATDAVQVVIDARDVLTDEAERARYDRLGHEAYVSGDPTRSVSKSSDSTGPTASRTRSDDTDFGQSERTSTSGGESGRRRQTAHTGRERTPGSPPSERPRDADRRQSAGGADAGHAWANGAGGTVAQPSDPNAVRWSRLFPTGQSVVLLLAAFVCYPPFVLFSVYPPFPTVFNLIVAACTLVLAGYLVSLPEVGVVVFGFWGLVTAGAMVSGSLGVLTLPGVLAMTATWIPFGLSVVVFRLVRY from the coding sequence ATGGTCCGAACGTACTACGACGTCCTCGGCGTCGAGGAGTCGGCCTCGACGGCCGAGATCGAAACGGCCTACCGCGACCGGCTCAAGGAGACCCATCCCGACGTTACCGACGACCCGGACGCGACCGACGCCGTCCAGGTAGTCATCGACGCCCGAGACGTCCTGACCGACGAAGCCGAGCGCGCCCGCTACGATCGGCTGGGCCACGAAGCCTACGTATCGGGCGATCCGACGCGGAGCGTCTCGAAATCCAGCGACTCGACAGGTCCGACGGCAAGCCGAACGCGATCTGACGACACTGATTTCGGACAGTCCGAGCGTACCTCGACGAGTGGTGGCGAGTCGGGCCGACGCCGACAGACAGCACACACAGGCCGCGAGCGGACGCCTGGTTCTCCCCCGTCTGAGAGGCCACGAGACGCCGATCGACGGCAATCGGCCGGTGGCGCGGACGCCGGCCACGCCTGGGCGAACGGCGCTGGTGGGACGGTCGCCCAGCCGTCGGACCCGAACGCAGTCCGGTGGAGTCGGCTGTTCCCGACGGGCCAGTCGGTCGTGCTCTTGCTCGCGGCGTTCGTCTGCTATCCGCCGTTCGTCCTCTTTAGCGTCTATCCGCCATTTCCGACTGTCTTCAACCTCATCGTCGCGGCGTGTACGCTCGTGCTCGCCGGCTATCTGGTCTCCCTGCCGGAGGTCGGCGTGGTCGTCTTCGGGTTCTGGGGACTCGTCACGGCCGGCGCGATGGTGAGTGGTTCCCTCGGCGTCCTCACGCTCCCCGGTGTCCTCGCGATGACAGCTACCTGGATCCCGTTCGGGCTGTCGGTCGTCGTATTTCGACTCGTCAGATACTGA
- a CDS encoding bifunctional ADP-dependent NAD(P)H-hydrate dehydratase/NAD(P)H-hydrate epimerase, with product MTFGSELTGREIAIVDANAAALGVTRKQLMESAGNAAAGVIRDVADADDRIEIVAGRGNNGGDALVAARFLGAYDCRITLLGDPDDIGTDIARENWDALERSTVETRTIGDSTAFDLSDPDVVVDAMLGTGISGALREPVATAADTINAADATVVSLDVPSGLDAAAGTLAEGAVRPDRVVTFHKPKPGLSDLDAPIEVADIGVPPGAEYFVERGDLLRLDRPADSHKGDFGEVLVIGGGPYTGAPALAAQSALRAGADLVRVAVPAAIADEVQGFSENLIVRPFDGTQLTAPAVDPLLDLAADHDSVVLGPGLGDAEATRSAVEDLLADFEGTAVVDADALRVVPDVETDASLICTPHRGEFERMGGRDATDWETRAEHVADLAAELGATLLVKGPADIISDGESTRVSRTGNPGMTVGGTGDVLAGVTGALAATLDPLPAASLGAYVTGRAGDLVVEENGYGLVATDLLDRVPTAMWSERP from the coding sequence ATGACCTTCGGGAGCGAACTCACTGGCCGGGAGATCGCCATCGTCGACGCAAATGCCGCCGCGCTAGGTGTAACCCGGAAACAACTCATGGAATCGGCCGGCAACGCCGCCGCTGGAGTGATCCGCGATGTCGCCGACGCCGACGATCGGATCGAGATCGTGGCCGGCCGTGGCAACAACGGCGGGGACGCGCTCGTCGCGGCGCGGTTCCTCGGCGCGTACGACTGTCGCATCACACTCCTGGGCGATCCCGACGACATCGGGACCGACATTGCCCGCGAGAACTGGGACGCTCTCGAGCGCTCGACCGTGGAAACCCGGACGATCGGCGACTCGACGGCGTTCGACCTCTCGGATCCGGACGTGGTCGTCGACGCGATGCTTGGAACGGGGATCTCGGGTGCGCTCCGGGAGCCGGTCGCCACCGCCGCCGACACGATCAACGCCGCCGACGCGACGGTCGTAAGTCTCGACGTGCCTTCGGGACTCGACGCCGCCGCGGGAACCCTGGCTGAGGGGGCCGTCCGTCCCGACCGTGTCGTCACCTTCCACAAACCCAAGCCGGGCCTTTCCGATCTCGACGCCCCGATCGAGGTAGCGGACATCGGTGTTCCGCCTGGCGCGGAGTACTTCGTCGAACGCGGCGACCTCCTACGACTCGACCGGCCGGCCGACAGCCACAAGGGCGACTTCGGCGAGGTGCTGGTGATCGGCGGCGGGCCCTACACCGGCGCGCCGGCGCTCGCGGCCCAGTCGGCGCTTCGAGCGGGGGCTGACCTCGTCCGGGTGGCCGTCCCGGCGGCGATCGCCGACGAGGTGCAGGGATTCAGCGAGAACCTGATCGTCCGGCCCTTCGACGGCACCCAGCTTACAGCACCGGCCGTCGACCCACTGCTCGATCTGGCGGCCGACCACGACAGCGTGGTCCTCGGCCCCGGGCTGGGTGACGCCGAAGCGACGCGCTCGGCCGTCGAGGACCTCCTCGCGGACTTCGAGGGGACGGCCGTCGTCGACGCCGACGCGCTTCGGGTCGTCCCCGACGTGGAGACCGACGCCTCCCTGATCTGTACGCCCCACCGTGGCGAGTTCGAGCGCATGGGCGGCCGCGACGCGACCGACTGGGAGACGCGAGCCGAGCACGTGGCGGACCTTGCAGCCGAACTCGGTGCCACGCTGCTCGTGAAAGGGCCGGCAGATATCATCTCGGACGGCGAGTCGACCCGCGTCAGCCGGACTGGCAACCCGGGGATGACTGTCGGCGGGACTGGGGACGTGCTCGCGGGCGTCACGGGCGCGCTCGCGGCGACGCTCGACCCCCTCCCGGCGGCGTCACTCGGCGCGTACGTGACCGGGCGGGCCGGCGATCTCGTGGTCGAGGAGAACGGATACGGGCTCGTGGCGACGGACCTGCTGGATCGCGTGCCGACCGCGATGTGGAGCGAGCGACCCTGA
- the trxA gene encoding thioredoxin, with the protein MSGGDDIDAIKQRKKEQLMQQDTTETTQAPDEPIHVEGTDHFSEVVDAHDVVMVDFYADWCGPCKMLEPIVEELAADTDAAMAKVDVDAHQQLASQYQVRGVPTVIVFADGEVAEQIVGVRDESHYRDLIERHSTA; encoded by the coding sequence ATGAGCGGCGGAGACGATATCGACGCGATCAAACAACGCAAGAAAGAGCAACTCATGCAACAGGACACCACGGAGACGACGCAAGCACCGGACGAACCGATTCACGTCGAGGGAACCGATCACTTCAGTGAGGTCGTCGACGCCCACGACGTCGTCATGGTCGACTTCTACGCGGACTGGTGTGGTCCGTGCAAGATGCTGGAGCCGATCGTCGAGGAACTCGCCGCCGACACCGACGCGGCGATGGCCAAGGTCGACGTCGACGCCCACCAGCAACTCGCGAGCCAGTACCAGGTCCGAGGCGTCCCGACCGTGATCGTCTTCGCAGACGGCGAGGTCGCCGAACAGATCGTCGGCGTCCGCGACGAGAGTCACTATCGGGACCTGATCGAACGCCACTCGACGGCCTGA
- a CDS encoding DUF555 domain-containing protein, which yields MNCRVVVEAAVPVYDVETADEAVRIAISKTGEMLNPDLNYVEINMGERQCPHCGEELDPAFLAADESLVALELEMTVFNVERDEHAARIARKEIGQRLENIPLEVLEIEEIEDEDGGDSDETDDEPVEEAADSEPVAEPTDREDGDVLPEFEELIDE from the coding sequence ATGAACTGTCGAGTTGTCGTCGAAGCGGCCGTGCCAGTCTACGACGTCGAGACCGCAGACGAGGCCGTCCGCATCGCCATCTCGAAGACCGGGGAGATGCTCAACCCCGATCTCAACTACGTCGAGATCAACATGGGCGAGCGCCAGTGTCCCCACTGTGGCGAGGAACTCGACCCGGCGTTTCTGGCCGCCGACGAGAGCCTCGTCGCCCTCGAACTCGAGATGACGGTCTTCAACGTCGAGCGTGACGAGCACGCCGCCCGGATCGCCCGCAAAGAGATCGGCCAGCGCCTCGAGAACATCCCGCTCGAGGTCCTCGAAATCGAAGAGATCGAGGACGAAGACGGGGGTGACAGTGACGAGACTGACGACGAACCGGTCGAGGAGGCGGCCGACTCCGAGCCTGTCGCCGAACCGACCGATCGGGAAGACGGCGACGTACTGCCGGAGTTCGAGGAACTGATCGACGAGTAA
- a CDS encoding helix-turn-helix domain-containing protein: MSESINEYLQQDMECEGLLECIHGLKELDREVFVTLTGRAEPMTIDEIAEAVDRERSTAYRAVQRLLQSGFIQKEQVNYDQGGYYHVYHPTDPDQIADQMQRTLNDWYAKMGQLIGEFREKYDPEAIVDSPTDG; the protein is encoded by the coding sequence ATGTCAGAGTCGATCAACGAGTACCTCCAACAGGACATGGAATGTGAGGGGTTACTCGAGTGTATCCACGGACTCAAGGAACTCGACCGGGAGGTGTTCGTGACCTTGACCGGACGCGCCGAGCCGATGACGATCGACGAGATCGCCGAGGCCGTCGACCGGGAACGTTCGACTGCGTATCGGGCGGTCCAGCGACTCCTCCAGTCGGGATTCATCCAGAAGGAACAGGTCAACTACGACCAGGGCGGGTACTACCACGTCTATCATCCGACGGACCCGGACCAGATCGCCGACCAGATGCAGCGGACGCTCAACGACTGGTACGCCAAGATGGGCCAGCTCATCGGCGAGTTCCGCGAGAAGTACGACCCAGAGGCCATCGTCGACTCGCCGACCGACGGCTAA
- the hflX gene encoding GTPase HflX — protein sequence MTGTDRPTDGALVVKRVEAGSADTTEIERLADAAGYDVLATLTQTRTEDPAYHVGEGKAAEIADQLRARDAAVVIFDNQLGPYQTYNLGTEFPEGVRLLDRFRLILEIFGQRAQTRKAQLQVELAELRYELPRAEAKASLARREEHPGFMGLGEYDESREQDIKNRIARIRDELEKIERTDEHRREQRRESGFDLVALAGYTNAGKSTLLRRLAEDLDVDENEDIHPDLDETAASEDRLFTTLGTTTRRADFDRRDVLVTDTVGFISDLPHWLVESFKSTLGSVYQADLVLLVVDVGESVESIREKLVTAHDTLYERNEAPILTVLNKIDTVEAAELDRKREALSALAPNPVAVSAKTGENVDALRERIDESLPELERERLVLPMTDDAMSVVSWIHDHANVETVDYGEQVVVEFEGRPAVIEQSRAKASDLVPAESAS from the coding sequence GTGACCGGAACAGACCGACCCACCGACGGGGCGCTCGTCGTCAAGCGGGTAGAGGCGGGCTCCGCCGACACGACCGAGATCGAACGACTCGCCGACGCCGCGGGCTACGACGTCCTGGCGACGCTCACCCAGACCCGAACCGAGGACCCAGCCTACCACGTGGGCGAGGGCAAGGCCGCCGAGATCGCCGACCAGCTCCGCGCTCGCGACGCAGCAGTCGTCATCTTCGACAACCAGCTTGGGCCCTACCAGACGTACAACCTCGGCACCGAGTTCCCCGAGGGCGTGCGACTACTGGATCGGTTCCGGCTGATCCTCGAAATCTTCGGCCAGCGCGCCCAGACGCGAAAAGCCCAGCTCCAGGTCGAACTCGCGGAACTCCGGTACGAACTCCCGCGAGCCGAAGCCAAGGCCAGCCTCGCCCGGCGCGAGGAGCACCCGGGGTTCATGGGGCTGGGCGAGTACGACGAGAGCCGCGAGCAGGACATCAAAAACCGGATCGCCCGGATCCGCGACGAACTCGAGAAGATCGAGCGGACCGACGAACACCGTCGCGAACAGCGTCGGGAGTCGGGCTTCGATCTGGTGGCGCTGGCGGGGTACACCAACGCCGGGAAGTCGACGCTCCTTCGTCGGCTGGCGGAGGATCTGGACGTCGACGAGAACGAGGATATCCACCCCGATCTCGACGAGACGGCCGCGTCCGAGGACCGGCTGTTCACGACGCTCGGGACCACGACTCGCCGGGCCGATTTCGACCGCCGGGACGTCCTCGTGACCGACACGGTCGGGTTCATCTCAGATCTCCCACACTGGCTGGTCGAGTCCTTCAAGTCCACGCTCGGCTCGGTCTATCAGGCCGACCTCGTCCTGCTGGTCGTCGACGTGGGCGAGTCCGTCGAGTCGATCCGCGAGAAACTCGTCACCGCCCACGACACGCTCTATGAGCGCAACGAGGCCCCGATCCTGACCGTCCTCAACAAGATAGACACCGTCGAGGCGGCGGAACTCGACCGCAAGCGCGAGGCCCTCTCGGCGCTCGCGCCGAATCCCGTCGCTGTCAGCGCAAAAACCGGCGAGAACGTCGACGCGCTCCGCGAGCGGATCGACGAGTCACTGCCGGAACTCGAACGCGAACGGCTCGTCCTCCCGATGACCGACGACGCGATGAGCGTCGTCTCCTGGATCCACGATCACGCCAACGTCGAGACCGTCGATTACGGCGAGCAGGTCGTCGTCGAGTTCGAGGGCCGTCCTGCCGTCATCGAGCAATCACGGGCGAAGGCGAGTGATCTGGTTCCTGCAGAGTCGGCGTCCTGA